Below is a genomic region from Marinitoga litoralis.
TATGAAGAAATCGGAATAGATGAAAATTCCCCACATAAAGTGGAAGCTTAGGAGGGAAAGAAATGGATAATAAATTAGAAGCAGGAAGACACTTATTATACATGGAGTGGTATACAGGCGGCGATGTTGGATTATTCATGAAAATGAATAGAGTATTATTCTCAGGTCAAAGTGAATTTCAAAGAGTAGATGTTTTTGAAAACCCAGAATTAGGAAGAGTTTTTTCATTAGATGGAATAACTATGACAACAGAAGTAGATGAATTTATGTATCATGAAATGCTTACACATGTTCCTATGTTTATTCATCCAAACCCAAAAAGAGTATTAGTTATTGGTGGTGGTGATGGAGGAACAACTAGAGAAGTTTTAAAACACCCATCAGTTGAAGAAGTAATTTTATGTGAAATTGATCCATTAGTTATTGAAGCTGCTAGAAAATATTTACCAACAACAAGTGTTGAATTTGATAATCCTAAATTAAAAATAGTTAATGAAAATGGTGCAGAATACATAAAACAATTTGAAAATTATTTTGATGTTATTATAATTGATTCAACAGATCCTACAGCCGGAGAAGGTGGACATTTATTCACAGAAGATTTCTACAAATCTTGTTATAACGCTTTAACAGAAAATGGTGTATTCTCAGCTGAAACTGAAGATCCATTCTATGATAGAGCTTGGGTTGGAATTGCATATAACAGAATTAAAAATGTTTTCCCAGTTGCAAAAGTATACTTAGGCTTTATGACAACATACCCATCTGGAATGTGGTCATATACATTTGCTTCAAAAGGTTTAGATCCTTTAAAAGACTTTGATCCAGAAAAAATAAGAAATTTCGAAAAGAAAAATACTTTAAAATATTATAACGAGGAAATTCACGTAGCAAGTTTTGCTCTTCCAAATTTCGTTAAAAAACTTATAGGTTTAGAAAAATAATATACCGGTGGGTTTTCCCGCCGGTTAATTTTTATAGAGGTGATCTATGTCAAGAGAATATATTATTCCTATATTTATACCTCATGCGGGATGTAAAAAAATCTGCGTATTTTGTAATGAATACTCTGCTACAGGAGTTAGATTGAAACCTAATACTGAAACTTTAGATATTATTTTTAATAAGTATATTGACTATTTTCCAAAAAATATAATTCCATACATTGCGTTTTACGGTTCAACTTTTACCGGAATGGATAGTGAATTAATGAAATTTTACTTAGACTGGTCACAAGACAAAGTAAATAAAGGGTTATCTAACGGCATTAGATTCTCAACTTCTCCTGAAGAAATATCTGAAGAAAAAATTATAATATTAAATAATTACAGTATAAATTTCATAGAAATAGGTATTCAATCATTTTTTAATGATATTCTTATTGCTTCAAACAGGCCACATGATATTAATGATGTTTGGAATGCTATAGAATTACTTGAAAAATACAATATACCTTACGGAATTCATTTAATGACTGGATTACCTAATAGTTCATATAATAAAGATATTGATTCTGCATTAATAACAACATTAATAAAAGCAAAAAGCGTTAGAATACATCCAACTGTAATATTAAAAAATTCTACTTTAGAAACAATGTACAAAAACCATGAATTCATACCTGAAACATTAGATGAAGCTATAGAGAAGGTTGCAAAAATGACTATAATTATTGAATCTTCTAATAAAAAGGTTATTAGATTAGGTATCTGTCTATATGGTAAAGAAAAAGAAAACGTTGTAGCAGGTCCATATCATGATTCTTTTGGAGACTTAGTAAGAACAAAAATAGCAGAATATATAATAAATAAATTTCCAAATTTAGTTGTACCAATGAATTTTAAATCTAATTTTATTGGTTTTAAAAAGAAAAATTTAGACATTCTAGAAAAGTCAAATATAACTTTCCACAATGAAAATTATTTTATATTAAACAATAATAAAATTGATTATATAACGCTATTAAATCATCTTTTAAATGAGGAATTCTTTTGAATTCCTCATTTTTTTTAAGTATTTTCTAAGAAAATAGTGTATAATATAATTAATAATACTTACAATTAATAATATTTACTTGGAGGTGTGCTATGTTATTTTACATGCCAACAAAATTATATTATGGTAAAGATATAATTTTTGATCATAAGGAAGAAATAATACTAGGCGAAAAAGCTATTATTGTTACTGGAAGGAATTCTGCAAAAATAACAGGTGCATTAGATGATGTAATAACTATTCTTAATGAATATAATATTTCATATATACATTACAATGAAATTGGAGAAAATCCTACATATGAAATGGTAATAAAAGGGAAAAATATAGCAATAGAGAATGAATGCGACTTTGTTATAGCTATTGGTGGCGGAAGCCCAATGGATGCAGGAAAAGCTATTGCAGTATTAGCTGCTAATCCAGAATTAAACCCTGATGATTTGTTTGACATGAATAATTATGATGTAGCTTTACCAATAGTTACAATCCCAACAACATCAGGAACAGGAAGCGAAGTTACTGAATATGCTGTATTAACTAAACCTAATGGAAGAAAGAGTGGATTTAAAAGTAATTTAATTTTTCCAGATGTGTCTTATTTAGATCCAAGATACATGGCTAAAATGAATAAAGAATTAACACTTACAACAGCAGTTGATGCCTTATCTCATGCAGTTGAAGGAATACTTTCCAAAAAGGCCACAATTATGTCTGATATGCTTGCAAGGGAATCAATTTCTCTAATTCATGAATACTTACCAAAATCTTTAAATGATTTAGAAAATTTGGAATATAGGGAAAAATTAGCTATTGCATCCTCTTTAGCAGGTATAGTTATAGCTCAAACAGGAACTATTTTACCTCATTCATTAGGATATAGAATTACTATTCACAAAGGAATCAGGCATGGACAAGCAACTGCTATTTTCCTTCCTTTTGTTGCCGAAGAAATTGATAAAGTAGCTCCAGAAAAAACAAAAATTTTAAAGGATATTTTCGGTTCATTAGATAATTTCTATTCATTCTTAAAAGAACTTGGTGTATATGACTTTAATATCAATTTCAGTAATGAGGAATTGGATTTATTCTCACAAGAAGTTCTTAATTCCTCTCATGTTATTAATACTCCAGGTACATACGACAAAGAAAAAATACTTGAATTCTATAATAATTTAATTAAATAATAATAATAATAATTTATATTTGGAGGTAATATTTTGAAAGTTTTTCTAATACGACATGGATTAACTCAATGGAATATAGATAAGAAATGGCAAGGCAATGTAGATATAGAACTTAGCGAAATAGGCTTAATACAAGCAGAAAATTTAGCAAAAAGGTTTAAAAATGAAAAATATGCTAAGGTCTATTCGTCTAAATTAAAAAGAGCTTATCAAACCGCTTTACCTATTGCCCAAAATATAAATTCAAACCCTATAATCATTGAAGGATTAGAAGAAGCTAATGTTCCACTTTGGAATGGATATAATATTAATGATGTAAAAACAAAATTCCCAAATGAATTTCAAATATGGTCATCTGACCCTTGGGCATATGTAGACGGTGTTGAATCATTAGGTGAAGTTCAAAAAAGAGGAATTTATGCTTTAAAGAGTATATTAAACAATAATGAAAATAACATAAATGATAATAACATAGTTATTGTTTCTCATGGATTATTAATAAGGACAATAGTATGTTGGATATTGAATTTACCTTTAAATCAACATAGAAATTTCATGTTAGATAATGGTTCAGTTACAACTTTTGAATATGAAAATGGTAAAAAAAGATTATTAAATTTAAATGAAACTTGGCATTTAGATTTGGATAATATTATCCATCCAAAAACCGTGGAGGAAGAATAATGAGATTATATACATATTTTTTACCTAACGAAAAAATTGAATCCCATAAATATTATATTGTAATCGACACTTTAAGAGCCACTTCAACTATGGCTACATTGTTATCTGTAGGAGTTTCACAAATTACTGTTGTAGATGATTATAAAAAGGCTATAGATAAAAAAGATAATAATACTTTCCTTGTGGGAGAGAGAAATGCTGTAAAAATAAAAGATTTTGATTATTCAAACTCACCATCAGAAATTTTAAAAAATGCTATGAATTTCAAATCAAAAAAAATCATATTATCTACTACTAATGGCGCTAAAGCTATTTTAACTGCTAATTCAAAAGGAATTACAATCGCCGCATCGTTAATAAACTTAAAAGCAGTTATTCAATATGTTATTAGCAAAAAAATAGATGATATTGGTATTATTTGTAGCGGTTCAAATGGAAATATAGCTTTAGAAGACGTTTTTACAGCGGGAAGAATTTTAAGTATTTTGTCAAAACAAGATATTACATATTTAAACGATGATTCGTATATAGCTTTAAATATGGCAAATTTACCTCACACTAGAGTATTACAATATTCTACTCATGCACAAAAATTAAAAAAATTAGGTCTCGAAAAAGATTTAACTATATGTTTTAATGAAAATTTGTTAAATGTTGTTCCTATTTCTAAAATGAATGAAAATAACTTTAAATCAAAAATAGATATTTAATACGGAGGTGTAGTATGAAAAAGGCAGTTTTAGTTTTATTATTAGTTGTATTCAGTGTTTTTGCATTTTCTGATGTTATTGGTTACTTAACGAAAAACGGTAAAGTTTTAGAAGATTACTCTTTAGATGAAAAAACTTTTGAAATTGAATTTCTTAATAGGATGAACTCTTTACAACAAAGTGGTCAGTATGATAAATTCCAAGAACCATATTATATGTTATCAACAATAAAAGATTTGATAAATTATATGATTCTTGAGTATTATGCTAAAGAAAATGGATATGAACCAGATATGGAAAAAGTAAACCAACAAATTGAAGATATTATCGCACAATATTTTACCAATCCTCAAACTAAAGAACAAGTTATTGATTATTTTGGTTCTGAAGAAAGTTTTAAAAATTATTTGAAAAATAATATTTTAATGAATGAATATTATTCATACGTTGACCAAAATATTGGTAATGTATCAAATGATGATATTGATAATTATTTAAAAGAAAACTTTGAAACTCTTAAATTAAATAATGAAAAAGTTCTTACTAAACATATTTTAGTTACTGATGAAGCTTCTGCTAATACAATATTAAATGAAATAAAAAACGGAAATATTTCATTTGAAGATGCAGCAAGAAAATATTCTATCGATACTCAATCTGGTCAAAACGGTGGAAACATCGATTGGGTTGCAAAAAATCAAGTTGTGCCCGAATACTTCGATGCTGCTTTTAATGCAAAAGTGGGACAAATTGTTGGTCCAATAAAATCTGATTATGGATATCATATTATTAAATTAGAAGGCAAAAAATCATATAATTCTATTGAAGATATGAAATCTGATAATGAATTTATGAATAAAGTTATTAGTGATTTAAAAAATGAAAAATTATACAATTGGTATATGGATTATTCAAAAGATTTTAGTTATGCTTTAAAATATGAACCTCTAATATACGAAGAAAAAATAGAAAAAGCCGAAACTTTAAATGAAAAAATGGATATTGAAAGAAAATTATATGACGCAATAAGAGCAAATGAAAATGCTCCAGCATCTTGGAAATTAAGTTATTTGAACCTATTAAAAGAATTAAACCAAACTTTACCTGAAGCAATTGAATTAGAAAATATTATTTCTAAATATAAAAATTCAGAATATATAAATATGACAGAAGATGAACTTGGAAATCAAATAGATTCTTTAGAAAATAAATTAAATGATATTAAAGATGAAAATGAAAAGACAAAAATCACTGAATTAAAAAAGGATTTAGAAGGTTTATATTATGCTAAAGTTATGTATCCTGAATTATTCGAAAGCACTATAGAAAATGCTCAAAATTATTTAGAAGGTTTAAAAATTAAAGAATTTAATATACTTAAAGGTTTTTATTTACAAGAAAAAGATATGGAAACATTAATTAGATTATATGAATTAAATCCGGATGATCCAGAAATATCTTTTGAATATAACTATACATATTATCAATACATTAAACAATATATTACTTCTCAACCAAAAGATGTTATTCAACCTGAACTAGAAAAAATATTAAAAGCATTTGAAAATGTTGTTGCTAATACAGATAACGAAGAAATAAAAACAGAATCCCAAAAAATAATTGAAGAAATTAAAGCAACATTAAAAAATATGATGGAATAGGTGATATTATGGATGCTTTAGGAAAAATATATAATGTAGCATCTATAGTTACTATGAATTCTAATAATAAATTAAATGGGATTACAGTTGCTTGGATTACCAGAGTATCAATAAAGCCTCCAATGATTGCTATTTCAATTGGCAAAAAACGTTATTCATATACTTTATTAGAAGAAACTGATAAATTTGGAGTTTGTATATTATCAAAAGAACAAAAAGAATTAGCCAAATTTTTTGGGAGTAAAAGTGGGAGAAATACTAACAAATTTGAAAACATTGATTATGAATTAACTAAAAATGGAATCCCAAAAATTAACGGTTCAGTTGCATTTTTTGAGTGTAAAATTGTTAATAAAGCAGATGCTGGCGATCATGTAATTTATATTGGAGAGGTTATCAATGAAGAATTATTAAAAATCGAACAACCCTTATTATATGGAGAACATCAGTTATTATAATTTAACTAAATAATATTTAGAAATAAACTGGGGTGTGTAATACACTCCAGTTTATTTTTATTTGTTATAATTTATCAGTTCAGAGTAAAGATTGCTATACAAATTAGTAAAAAATATATTTAGTATATTTATAATTATTATTTTTAAATTAATATAAAACTTTTGTATATTGGAATAAAAATTTGAACCTAGAAAAAATTTTTTCGTCATAATTGACGGAAGCTGATGAAAAAGAAAAATTAAAAAATTTGAAAGGAGGGGATATCATGAGCGAAATCAAAAGATATGAAAGAGGAGGAAATTTCTTCGAACCATTTGAAACATTAAAAAGGGAGATAGAAAGATTATTTGATGACTTTGGTGCTCTTGATATCTTCGAAAATCCTAAAGCTTATACTATGCCAAGTATAGATATATATGAAACAGATAAAGACATTGTTATCGAAGCCGATGTTCCAGGATATAACAAAAAAGATATTAATATAAGATTAGATGATGATATTTTAACTATATCTGCTGAAAAGAAAGATGATAAAGAAGAAAAAGGAAGAAATTATATTAAAAGAGAAAGATATTTCGGAAAATTTGAAAGATCAATTAGATTACCTGACTATATAGATTTTGATAAAATCAAAGCAAAATTCAATGAAGGTGTTCTAAAAATAGAAATACCAAAATTACCAGAAAAAGCAAAGAAATTCAAACAAATTAATATTGACTAATAAACTCCAGGAGTTTTCCTGGAGTTTATTATTTTTATGTTATAATATCTATGTTTGTTATAATATCATATTAACAAAGTATGTGAAAACATGAAAAAATTATTATTAATAAAAATATTATTAATTTTGATTATTCTTATTATCAATACACTTAATGCTCGTACATTAAACAAAATTCTTGATTCAGGATATTTAATAATTGGAATAAGAAATATACCAAGCGAGATAATATATCAACCTGACAGCAACGAAAAAAAAGGATTTTGTTATGAATTAGCAGAAAGTTTCGCAGATTATCTTGATGTTAATTTAAAAATAAAAATTGTAGATTTTTTCGAAGATTATTGGTCTAAAGATGGAATTAATGTTTTAAAAAATAATGTTCTAGAAACACCTGATATTTATAATGATATAGATATTGTCGCTGATATAATAACTGTCACAGAAGAAAGAATGAAAATTGTTAATATGGTTCCTTTTATAGAAAACGCTGAATTATTTTTCACTAGAATAAATGAAAAAATAAATTCTCCTAAAGATTTTATAGGAAAAAGAATTATCACAGCTGAAACTTTTAATTATTATAATACAGTTATAAATTTTTTAGAGACTAATAATCTTGATTATGTGATAAATAAAATCAAAATAGATGAAGTTGGTAATTTGAAATATATTAATAAATATACAGAGCCATCAAAAAATCAAGTTGAATTACTTATTTTTCCAAATAATTCAAAATTTGATAGATATTCTTTTTATTTTCAGGTTATGTTAAATAATGCAGATATTAGTATACTTGACTCATTTTCTTTCTTTTCAAAAATATATAATACTCTATCTATAAAAAATAATATAAAACCATTATTTATAGCTAATAACACGGGGTATTTATCTTTTTGTACTTCGTACGATACTCCAGAATTAAATAAATCCTTAGAAGAATTTATTACACATTTTAAAAACTCAAAAAGATTCGATTTATTATTTAAAAAATATACTGGCTTTGAATATAATGAATATTTAAAGCTATTAATGGTGAAATAATATGAAATTGGAAAAAATACTACTAAAAAATATATTAATACTAAATTTAATAGTAGTTTTTCTTACTTTTCTTATTTCATTAGGATTAAGAATAAACTTATTAATAAAAGATGAAAATAATAATATTTATTTAACATCAAAAATGTTTGAAAAACACTTAAATGATGTGTTATCTAAAACAAATTCTTACAAAGAATACATTTTAAGTAAAAATGATATTATTTTTATTTTTGATAAAAATCCATTAATAAGAAAATTTTCTTTAAACGCCTTAGAAGAAGAGTTAAACAAAATTATTAAAGATAATTCATTTATTAAATCTATAACAATAAAAAATAATAATGATATTGTATTAAAAGTAGGCTCTAATGAAAATATTGATATGCAGAATTCATTTTCTCTATCAAATGACTGTTTTTGTATTAATATTATAAATAATATTAGCGATAATAAAATTCTTACCTTTACTTTAAACTTAAATAATATTTTTAGTGATTTTATAAATTCAATATCCAGTTCTGTAGGGTTATTATTAAAATATAATAATAATTTTTATTCTTTAAAACCTAATACTATAGATTTAATAGAAAATACAAATAAATATTTTATATCTAAACCACTAATATTTGATAATACAAATTTGTACATTTTCCGTAATAAAAGCATTATATATAATGCCATATTAAATTATTTATTCTTTTTCCTTATAATTTTTTCTATTTCATTTATTATTGTATTTTTCATTTCTAAAAAAATCGCAAATAAAATTACTACACCAATAAATAATATCACCGATACAATTAGTGATTATAAAAATTTTAAAAACTTTATTCCTATTGATATAAATAAATTTTCAGAGTATGAAGTTATAACCTTAGCAGAAAAATTTAATAAAATGGGGTTAGAATTAAAAAATTATATTCAAAATATGGAAGATTTAGTTTTAAAAAGAACTCAAAAAATTGAAGAACAAAATTTGAATTTAGAATTATTAAATAAAAAACTTAGGAAAATATCTATAACAGATGAATTAACTTCATTGTATAATAGACATTTTTTCAATGAAATGTTTATAAAAGCTTATAAATTAGCCTATAGAGAAAAATTATATATTAATTTTGCAATACTTGATATTGATCATTTTAAAAATATTAATGATACATACGGGCATTTAGCTGGTGATTATT
It encodes:
- a CDS encoding iron-containing alcohol dehydrogenase family protein, whose translation is MLFYMPTKLYYGKDIIFDHKEEIILGEKAIIVTGRNSAKITGALDDVITILNEYNISYIHYNEIGENPTYEMVIKGKNIAIENECDFVIAIGGGSPMDAGKAIAVLAANPELNPDDLFDMNNYDVALPIVTIPTTSGTGSEVTEYAVLTKPNGRKSGFKSNLIFPDVSYLDPRYMAKMNKELTLTTAVDALSHAVEGILSKKATIMSDMLARESISLIHEYLPKSLNDLENLEYREKLAIASSLAGIVIAQTGTILPHSLGYRITIHKGIRHGQATAIFLPFVAEEIDKVAPEKTKILKDIFGSLDNFYSFLKELGVYDFNINFSNEELDLFSQEVLNSSHVINTPGTYDKEKILEFYNNLIK
- a CDS encoding flavin reductase family protein, producing MDALGKIYNVASIVTMNSNNKLNGITVAWITRVSIKPPMIAISIGKKRYSYTLLEETDKFGVCILSKEQKELAKFFGSKSGRNTNKFENIDYELTKNGIPKINGSVAFFECKIVNKADAGDHVIYIGEVINEELLKIEQPLLYGEHQLL
- a CDS encoding radical SAM protein, with the translated sequence MSREYIIPIFIPHAGCKKICVFCNEYSATGVRLKPNTETLDIIFNKYIDYFPKNIIPYIAFYGSTFTGMDSELMKFYLDWSQDKVNKGLSNGIRFSTSPEEISEEKIIILNNYSINFIEIGIQSFFNDILIASNRPHDINDVWNAIELLEKYNIPYGIHLMTGLPNSSYNKDIDSALITTLIKAKSVRIHPTVILKNSTLETMYKNHEFIPETLDEAIEKVAKMTIIIESSNKKVIRLGICLYGKEKENVVAGPYHDSFGDLVRTKIAEYIINKFPNLVVPMNFKSNFIGFKKKNLDILEKSNITFHNENYFILNNNKIDYITLLNHLLNEEFF
- a CDS encoding sensor domain-containing diguanylate cyclase; the protein is MKLEKILLKNILILNLIVVFLTFLISLGLRINLLIKDENNNIYLTSKMFEKHLNDVLSKTNSYKEYILSKNDIIFIFDKNPLIRKFSLNALEEELNKIIKDNSFIKSITIKNNNDIVLKVGSNENIDMQNSFSLSNDCFCINIINNISDNKILTFTLNLNNIFSDFINSISSSVGLLLKYNNNFYSLKPNTIDLIENTNKYFISKPLIFDNTNLYIFRNKSIIYNAILNYLFFFLIIFSISFIIVFFISKKIANKITTPINNITDTISDYKNFKNFIPIDINKFSEYEVITLAEKFNKMGLELKNYIQNMEDLVLKRTQKIEEQNLNLELLNKKLRKISITDELTSLYNRHFFNEMFIKAYKLAYREKLYINFAILDIDHFKNINDTYGHLAGDYCLKELGKITKNHFNRENDMIFRYGGEEFVIYYLSKESTNFDKSLDL
- a CDS encoding transporter substrate-binding domain-containing protein, which gives rise to MKKLLLIKILLILIILIINTLNARTLNKILDSGYLIIGIRNIPSEIIYQPDSNEKKGFCYELAESFADYLDVNLKIKIVDFFEDYWSKDGINVLKNNVLETPDIYNDIDIVADIITVTEERMKIVNMVPFIENAELFFTRINEKINSPKDFIGKRIITAETFNYYNTVINFLETNNLDYVINKIKIDEVGNLKYINKYTEPSKNQVELLIFPNNSKFDRYSFYFQVMLNNADISILDSFSFFSKIYNTLSIKNNIKPLFIANNTGYLSFCTSYDTPELNKSLEEFITHFKNSKRFDLLFKKYTGFEYNEYLKLLMVK
- a CDS encoding Hsp20/alpha crystallin family protein; protein product: MSEIKRYERGGNFFEPFETLKREIERLFDDFGALDIFENPKAYTMPSIDIYETDKDIVIEADVPGYNKKDINIRLDDDILTISAEKKDDKEEKGRNYIKRERYFGKFERSIRLPDYIDFDKIKAKFNEGVLKIEIPKLPEKAKKFKQINID
- a CDS encoding 2-phosphosulfolactate phosphatase; amino-acid sequence: MRLYTYFLPNEKIESHKYYIVIDTLRATSTMATLLSVGVSQITVVDDYKKAIDKKDNNTFLVGERNAVKIKDFDYSNSPSEILKNAMNFKSKKIILSTTNGAKAILTANSKGITIAASLINLKAVIQYVISKKIDDIGIICSGSNGNIALEDVFTAGRILSILSKQDITYLNDDSYIALNMANLPHTRVLQYSTHAQKLKKLGLEKDLTICFNENLLNVVPISKMNENNFKSKIDI
- a CDS encoding histidine phosphatase family protein is translated as MKVFLIRHGLTQWNIDKKWQGNVDIELSEIGLIQAENLAKRFKNEKYAKVYSSKLKRAYQTALPIAQNINSNPIIIEGLEEANVPLWNGYNINDVKTKFPNEFQIWSSDPWAYVDGVESLGEVQKRGIYALKSILNNNENNINDNNIVIVSHGLLIRTIVCWILNLPLNQHRNFMLDNGSVTTFEYENGKKRLLNLNETWHLDLDNIIHPKTVEEE
- the speE gene encoding polyamine aminopropyltransferase produces the protein MDNKLEAGRHLLYMEWYTGGDVGLFMKMNRVLFSGQSEFQRVDVFENPELGRVFSLDGITMTTEVDEFMYHEMLTHVPMFIHPNPKRVLVIGGGDGGTTREVLKHPSVEEVILCEIDPLVIEAARKYLPTTSVEFDNPKLKIVNENGAEYIKQFENYFDVIIIDSTDPTAGEGGHLFTEDFYKSCYNALTENGVFSAETEDPFYDRAWVGIAYNRIKNVFPVAKVYLGFMTTYPSGMWSYTFASKGLDPLKDFDPEKIRNFEKKNTLKYYNEEIHVASFALPNFVKKLIGLEK
- a CDS encoding peptidylprolyl isomerase — translated: MKKAVLVLLLVVFSVFAFSDVIGYLTKNGKVLEDYSLDEKTFEIEFLNRMNSLQQSGQYDKFQEPYYMLSTIKDLINYMILEYYAKENGYEPDMEKVNQQIEDIIAQYFTNPQTKEQVIDYFGSEESFKNYLKNNILMNEYYSYVDQNIGNVSNDDIDNYLKENFETLKLNNEKVLTKHILVTDEASANTILNEIKNGNISFEDAARKYSIDTQSGQNGGNIDWVAKNQVVPEYFDAAFNAKVGQIVGPIKSDYGYHIIKLEGKKSYNSIEDMKSDNEFMNKVISDLKNEKLYNWYMDYSKDFSYALKYEPLIYEEKIEKAETLNEKMDIERKLYDAIRANENAPASWKLSYLNLLKELNQTLPEAIELENIISKYKNSEYINMTEDELGNQIDSLENKLNDIKDENEKTKITELKKDLEGLYYAKVMYPELFESTIENAQNYLEGLKIKEFNILKGFYLQEKDMETLIRLYELNPDDPEISFEYNYTYYQYIKQYITSQPKDVIQPELEKILKAFENVVANTDNEEIKTESQKIIEEIKATLKNMME